In the Methanothermobacter sp. K4 genome, TAAGGGTGATGTGAGGGACTTCGGCTATCTCGTGGTGATAAGGATGGTTGAATCCCTTGATGCAATGACTGCCAGTGTCCCTGAACTCCCCTGGGAACTTGTGAAGAGGATATCAAAGCGTATAACCTCTGAGATACCCGAGGTTACACATGTGGCGCTTTCTGTGAGTGATAAGCCACCAAGCACCATTGAATTTGCCTGAATCAGATTTTTGAAATTTTTGGGACATCCTCTTTTATTCTTTCCATTACTATCATCTCAGTGAGGTCCTCCACACCATCGATGTGTCTTATCTTATCATTTATGATGTCATTGAGCTCCCCTATATCTGAGCCCCAGACCTTTATCAGGAGATCGTATTCGCCTGATACACTGTAAACCTCTGAGACCTCATCGAGTTCTGAGAGACTGAGCTTAACATCCTCATGTTTCTCGGACTCTGTCTGTATGATTATAATGGCCGTTATACCGAGACCCACCTTCTGCCAGTCTGGTATCATGGTGTAACGTTTTATAACCTCCCCCTCCAGTTTTTTCAGTCTATTTGATACCGTGGCATCAGGGGCTCCTATCTCCTCGGACATCCTTGATATTGTTATCCGGGAGTTCCTCATGAGGCATTGGAGTATTGCAAAATCCAGGTCATCCATTTCCAATCAGACTCTCCTTTTACCATAAAATAATCCAGTGCATACTATCACCCTACTGTTTTATATACCTTCCCTTCCTGTGGGTTTAATCAAGTAAAAACGGTGTTAGAAAAAATAAAGTGGGTGATGATCACAGCCATTTACCATACCTTCCCATGTAGACCCTCTTGAGGGCCTGGGTGAGCACCGCATAGCCGGTGAGTATAATAACGAGCCATATGAAGTACTCTCCTGGAAGGGGGACCATGCCGATGGATGATCCTATGGCCGTGAATGGGACGATGATCCCTGTCGCCATTATTAGGGCCGTTAAGATCATCACCGGCTTTGCCGCCCTGCTCTGGATGAACGGTATCTTCTCAGTCCTTATCATGTGAACTATGAGTGTCTGTGAGAGGAGGCCCTCAATGAACCATCCTGACTGGAAGAGTGCCTGCTCTGGCACCGTGTTTGCTGAGAACACGAACCACATGACAAGGTATGTTACTATGTCGAATATCGAGCTGATGGGACCTATGAGAATCATGAACCTTCCAAGGTCACTGGCATCCCATTTCCTTGGAACCTTAAGGAACTCAGGGTCCATTCCATCCCAGGGTATGGATATCTGTGAGATGTCATAGAGCAGGTTCTGTAGGAGGAGCATCACCGGCATCATTGGGAGGAAGGGGAGGAAGGCACTGGCAACAAGTACGCTGAAAACGTTTCCAAAGTTTGAGCTTGCAGTCATCTTTATGTACTTCATTATGTTCCCGAAGGTCCTCCTTCCCTCAAGGACCCCCCTCTCCAGTACCATGAGGCTCTTCTCAAGTAGGATGATGTCAGCGGATTCCTTTGCAACATCAACTGCGCTGTCAACGGATATGCCCACATCGGCCTCCCTGAGGGCCGGCGAATCATTTATACCGTCACCCAGGAAACCCACGGTGTGCTTCATCTTAATGGCCCTTATTATCTTTGCCTTCTGAAGTGGTGATACCTTTGCAAATATCGCTGTATCCTCTGCTGCCTCAGATATCTCCTCCAGGGTCATATCCTCTATCTCATGGCCAAACAGCACCCTATCATATTGGAGGCCAACCCTTCTGCATATGTTTCCTGTGACGTGTTCATTGTCACCTGTTATTATCTTAACCTCAACTCCATGTTTCCTCAGGGCCTCTATGGCCTTTCTGGCTGATTCCTTGGGTGGATCAAGGAAGGCCAGGTATCCGACAAGGATCATTTCATCCTCGTCCTCCACGGTGAAGTTATCCTTTGGTGGAAGACCCCTCTTCTCTGCAACTGCAAGGACCCTGAATCCATCCATGTTAAGTTTTGTGACATTCCCCTGAACCTCATCCTTTATCTCCCTGGTTAGATCCACGATTTCTCCATTGTACCTTGCAGCTGAGCATATCTCGAGCATTTCCTCAACCGCGCCCTTTGTCACCATGAGGATCTCATCGCCATCGCTCAGTATAACTGACATCCTGCGCCTTGAGAAGTCAAAGGGGATCTCATCGATCTTGGTGAAATTCTTCCTGACTTCATTGAAGCCTCTTTCATCCCCGAATTCTATTATTGCCTCATCCATGAGGTTCTTCAGTCCTGTCTGGTAGCTGCTGTTGAGGTATCCGTATCTGAGTACCCTTTCATCCTCCCTTCCATGGATGTCCAGGTGGAGTTCAAGCACAACCCTGTCGAGGGTCAGTGTGCCTGTCTTGTCTGTGCAGAGTACATCCATTGCCCCGAAGTTCTGTATTGACTCTATCCTCTTTACAATGGTTTTCTTGCGGGCCATGGCCATGGCTCCCCTTGCAAGATTTGTTGTGACGATCATGGGGAGCATTTCAGGTGTCAGTCCCACTGCAATTGAGACTGCAAAGAGGAGGGCCTCCACCCAGTCACCCTTTGTTATCCCGTTTATGAGGAAAACCACCGGGACCATGAAGACCATGAATCTTATGAGGAGCCAGCTTACGCTGTTAACCCCCTTCTCGAAACTTGTAACGGGTCTTTTTCCTGATATGTCCTTCACTATGGTGCCGAACTGTGTACTGTCACCTGTGAAGATTACAACTGCCAGTGCACTTCCACTCACAACGTTTGTGCCCATGAAGCAGATATTTTCCAGTTCAAATATGTTCCCGGTGACTTCAGTTGTTATATGAAACTTTTCCACCGGCTCAGATTCCCCTGTGAGTACCGACTGGCTTACGAAGAGGTCCTTGGCTGATATTATCCTAACATCAGCCGGGACCATATCCCCTGCTG is a window encoding:
- a CDS encoding Lrp/AsnC family transcriptional regulator, giving the protein MDDLDFAILQCLMRNSRITISRMSEEIGAPDATVSNRLKKLEGEVIKRYTMIPDWQKVGLGITAIIIIQTESEKHEDVKLSLSELDEVSEVYSVSGEYDLLIKVWGSDIGELNDIINDKIRHIDGVEDLTEMIVMERIKEDVPKISKI
- the mgtA gene encoding magnesium-translocating P-type ATPase, with amino-acid sequence MIKRNERMDSKNSRLLKYSSMDINELLESLKSSPEGIEEREAVERLERYGRNEVSHEKPLKWYSHLLRSFINPFIGILVAIGLISLVTDVIMASEPDFKVVIVVTTMVLISGVLRFSQEYRSTLEAEKLKKMVKTTATVIRGDSGRREVEFSELVPGDLIHLSAGDMVPADVRIISAKDLFVSQSVLTGESEPVEKFHITTEVTGNIFELENICFMGTNVVSGSALAVVIFTGDSTQFGTIVKDISGKRPVTSFEKGVNSVSWLLIRFMVFMVPVVFLINGITKGDWVEALLFAVSIAVGLTPEMLPMIVTTNLARGAMAMARKKTIVKRIESIQNFGAMDVLCTDKTGTLTLDRVVLELHLDIHGREDERVLRYGYLNSSYQTGLKNLMDEAIIEFGDERGFNEVRKNFTKIDEIPFDFSRRRMSVILSDGDEILMVTKGAVEEMLEICSAARYNGEIVDLTREIKDEVQGNVTKLNMDGFRVLAVAEKRGLPPKDNFTVEDEDEMILVGYLAFLDPPKESARKAIEALRKHGVEVKIITGDNEHVTGNICRRVGLQYDRVLFGHEIEDMTLEEISEAAEDTAIFAKVSPLQKAKIIRAIKMKHTVGFLGDGINDSPALREADVGISVDSAVDVAKESADIILLEKSLMVLERGVLEGRRTFGNIMKYIKMTASSNFGNVFSVLVASAFLPFLPMMPVMLLLQNLLYDISQISIPWDGMDPEFLKVPRKWDASDLGRFMILIGPISSIFDIVTYLVMWFVFSANTVPEQALFQSGWFIEGLLSQTLIVHMIRTEKIPFIQSRAAKPVMILTALIMATGIIVPFTAIGSSIGMVPLPGEYFIWLVIILTGYAVLTQALKRVYMGRYGKWL